ATCATATCAGATGAATCAATGCCACCCATATACTTATTATATTCCAAAATTACATCTGGTTTCTTGGCCGACTGTCTATTGCGAATTGTCGTTTCTGATGATCTAGCAGAGGATGATGTACTCACAAGGAGGACTGGATTTCTCTGTGATTTCTTCTGTCTGAAGCCACAGAGAAGTATAAAAGATTTCTTGAAAAACTTTAGTTGACCTACAGCATATTTCAACAGAAGTCCACATGGCaggaattttctgtttcttctaattGTTCCCGTTAGATAAGTGCAGACTGAATACAGCTTTTCTGCCAGAAGAATAGATGTAAAAGAGTTATCGCAAAACTCATGGTAACCTTTTTGCATGTAGCTCCCAAGAGCTAGTAGTTTCATGACGACTATATATctcttttatttcgtttttgtcatcACCACTTTTTGCACCACGGTATGCATAAAACCCTAGGCAGTAATTTACTCCtgaatcacacagcatccaaaaTATGACTCCCCATCTGTGATGTTTATTGGGAAGGTACTGGATTAGCTGTGAGTGCGCCTTTGTCCCAACAAGACTTCCATCTACACTCAGTTGCTGGTGTGGAGTGTAGTAGCGACGGAAAACGTTGTTGGCAATATCCACCAACACTTGAAATTTCGCTGTTGGATCATATAATGGGTGACCAGGAGGGTGAAGTTTCGAATTGTCTACAAAATGTAAGAACCGCAGCAACAATTGAAACCTGTTACATGAAAACATTAGTGAAAACCACGGTGTCAACAGGTTTGCATCAGTTGACCAATAACTAaaaatagttgttttttttttatatcagtccCATATTCAAAATCACTGCTATGAAAGCCCTCATTTCTGCTACAGTTGTTGGTTGCCACTATTTGATTCTTGAATTTGGCGATAAATGCGTTGACTGAATCACCTAGCAAGTGTATCGGTTAGTCTCATTCGTCGTAACCGTAAGTAGCTGCTGCGAGaagaacaaactgaaaaaaatcaattGGTGTGGCGTTTGCTCGTATATGTTTAGGGCCTGGTACTTCTGCATATACAAAGCTTGGAGGGGGTGGATTGTCTGATGCCTCATCCATTATTTCAACAAAAGTATTTGAACTGCAATTCAGTTATGTTTGGTCGTCGTAGTCATTTGCTGACGCACAATCGTCACTTGAAGAAGAAAACGACGAGTCCTCTTCTCCACCGGACATCTCATAATCCGATTCACTTTCTGCAAATCCTGCAAACtcatcttcacttccactacttatCATATTATTGTCTAAATCACTTGTATCAAACCCCAACTTCTTACTTGAAGACGCCATGCTGCCGCAAAATACTCTGTAACACCAGAGAAGTTTATTTTACTCGGAATAACGCACTGACAATCGAAAAGAAGATTGATATGCTGTGCCTTCTACCTTCCTTCTGCATCTTGGCTAGGAAATACTAACAACTTTGCCTTCAAGCGCGGAAAAAATGAATGAGAAGGGCATCACGATCAGATCGTTACGAACATATTTCGCCGAAAATCTGGATCATGATCAGATCGTATTTGGCACTAACAGAGTTATAGATATTAGTTTTTTGCCCACGCATCAAATGGCACTTTAACTTTGCCATCTCTACACTGAAATTGTATTACACTGCTGTTAACAGCCCCCTTCCACACCAGAAAGCTCCAAAAGATGTGAAATTCTGGCTTAAATCGAACTGAACACCTCACATAGAGATAGTTCCTAATGTCTAGGTCTATCTTGAAATAACACAGCATGAAAACCAACTGCGTGAGCACATGGGTGCTTGCCTCTCCTCTGGCAACCCATATGAAAGGAGCACGACAAGAATTTCATTACAGAGTTGCATCCAGTACAACTAAGAATTGGCAACACCATTTCAAATATCTGGTACTCTGTCAATGTGCATTTAATTTCGTGTGTGGTCCTGAACTGTTCCACTGAGTTAATTTTCTACTTCCTTTCCACCTCAATGGCCCATGCTATTAATCTTCATCTTACATTAGacacataaaatttaatttttggatgCCAGGAATTCCATTCTTCAAGTAAGTAACAACTGTTCTTATCTTTAGTGTTGTGTTTTGAAGCTCAGGGACCAATACTGCAATGAGGGAGAGCTGCTGCTGACAGTCTCTTAAGATCAGTGGTTCAGCCTATGTTTTTGCGATGAAAGAGCAATGTGAGTTATCAGTTCTAATCACAGTGAGGATCAGCAAACTCATGGTTcttgtttttccttttatttaatggAACTGCTGACTGCTAGAAGAAATTCTTTCACTAATTTTGGGTAAACCTTTACACACTGAGTCTTCTCTCAAGCTTTATTCAGGAAACTGTGTTTGGGTCACACatgtgctttgcaaatgccaagctgCTTCGCTATACAGGTGTCTCTGAAGCAGTCTGAATCTACCACCAATGATAccattttgcattttatttatcaACCATAAGACATTGCACCCAGACAACACATGGTTTATTTCCAGACCAGGGGGCGCAGATGTTGCACAACAGCTCAAACAGAAGGTAAGAGTTCTCTCAGGAACTGCAACAGGCTATAGTGTTTTCAGTTTGTGCAGATGGTCACACTCACAAAATTATCAGAGCAGCTATAGTATTTGTTCCATGTTGTGATCAGTGCGGTGTTGTGCTTTGTGGTAGATTGCCAGGTTTTATGTAAAAGAGTGTACATGCAAATGTACACATGTGGACATGCCTactttgctgaagaaatttttgaTGACTAACAAGATTTCATTATGAGACATCGAAACAAATTGTCCAGTGCAGAATTTTGGAAACTGAAATTGCATTTAATATGAATGGGGATGAAACTTCCCTCTAGCTGTTCAAGCTAGGCTTTCTCAATTCAGTGGTAGTTGAGGATTACAATCTACTAGGCCATCAGATTAAAATCAACTTTTAGGTTGACGACAGCTGCATATTACCTGTTGTCTATTGAATGTTTTGTGCCTTGCACGCAAGTCCTGTAAAAGCAAGTGattgcctttctcttattttacgTGTTTTTCCCCTTCAGGAGTTTTCATTATCGTGTACAGGTTATACTTTGACTGATTTTCAGGTTCAAATGTGATCATCATGATTAAATCCTGTGATCTTTATGTTAGTGAATATTGAGGCTTGTATGAAACAATTACATTTTAGAAAATCGTGTTTTACTAATTAGTACATAGAGGAGGTAATGGAAAAAATTGTTGGCGATCAAAGTTAGCATGGATTTGGGGATACTTCCACCACAACTGTCAACCACCAATTCACTTGCggccagtatttcaaaaacaaaatgaaactttgccaacccagaaataaatacactgagcTAAAGTTTTCTTTAAGTGGTTAAGCTTCACAAGAGACAAACCTAGAATGCTACATAAGTTGAACAGCACGATCcatcattaaaattacaaaaaaacaagtggatagataaaaaaataaaaactactcatcaagtggcagcaggagaacacacaaataaaagTGTTACTTATCCAAACTTTTGGAGCCAGCGGCTCCTCCTTCCAGCAGAATGGTTGGAGTGGAAAAAAGAGggatgaagggaaaggaactggagagttttaggaaaaggaatagaattcGGAAAAGTCAGCTAGAACACCGGGTCAGGGGGGAGGGAGACTTACGAGACTTCTCGTGCCACGCATTATGTCTCCTCCGATTCAGGTTTTTTCCCGAACTCTACGCCTTTTCCTAAAactctccagttcctttcccttcatccCTTCTGCCGGAAGAAGGAGCCACCGGCTCAAAGCTTGCCgaagtgaaactgttttatatgtGTGTCCTCTTTCTGCCACTTGGGGAGTAGATTTTTTAAATCTacacaattacattatattgtcaaaaattgattattttcatagtaaaaaaaataaaaaaaataaaaaaaaaggtattaGGATGGAACACCACAAACATAGCTCCAAGCTTAGTTGAGCATATATTCAACTTCATCAATTTTAAATCTAAATCCTCGTTTCAAATCCTCCAGTGCAGTTCCGCGCGCACACTTTGACAAagaccttactggccgaaagctttatttgtgacagtctttttgttctatctacctgccactcagcatctccgctatacggtgagtagcaactttcctttttataatattgttacattccatcctggattttccattgtttaattatctGTTCTTCATTTATAGAGTCAATATCTGGCACTTTTGACCAAACGAACTTAATTCCTTGTTTCAGGAGATACTTGACGTTATATGCTAAACCCGAATCACTGCCTGAAACGACAGCTTGTAATCTGAACAATACACACTGATGTAACCATCATGGGATCTCCCAACACAGTGTCTGACCTCGTTTTGCCCAGCATGTTGCAGCAACTTTTATGGACTgagcaagttgttggaagtctcctgcacaaATATTGATCGATGTTGCCTCCTTAGTAGATTTGTCGGTGCTGGAGTTTGTTCACGGagtgacctctcaattacgtcccacaaatgttcgacgggattcgtgTTGCGTgatttgggtgaccaaatcattcgttgAAACTGTTCGGAACATTTTTCGTACCAATTACAAACGGTTACGGTCTGGtgaaaattccatcattgtctggagacacgaagtccacgaatggctgcaaacgtCCTCAGAGTAGCCAACTCTAACCGTTTACAGTCAACAGCTCAGTCCATTCAGTGTAAACATAGCCTACACCATTATGAAATCACCACCAGCTTGCCCAATACCTTGCAGACAACTTGGGTCtatagcatcagctcttaccaactgaaatctgggttCATATTACCAGGCCATGgtattccagttgtctagggtccaaccaattcaGTCGTGAGCCCATTAGAGGCACTGCTGGCGATTtcatgatgttagcaaaggcactctagtctgctgccatagccaattaacccGAACTCTgctgcactgttctaacggatctGTTCATCGTACGTCAAACATTGGTTTCTGCAGAGTTGCTTGCCTGTCAGCACtgtcaactctacacaaatgccgctgctctccgtcATTAAGTGAATGCCGACTGGAATTGCACTGTcaatggcgagaggtaatgcctaaaatttgctaTTTTGGCACACTCTCGATATTGTGGATCTTCGAATGTCGAATTCTGTAACGATTTCTGATACGGAcagtcccgtgcgtctagctcccgATACCGACCGGCATTCGAAGTCTTAATTCCCATTCTGCAATCCTAATCACGTCAGAAATCATTTCACATAAATCATCTGAATACAAATAAAAGCTCTGTCAAGTACTGCCTTTTTATATCtcgtgtacatgatactactggCATCTGCATAAGTGCCTATTGCTATCCCACGACCTGCCGTTTTCTTAGTTGTAGGCCCATTAACAATTAAAAAATGAGAACTTGTCTATATACCAACGCTCAATGTGTGTCTTCCTCAATTACACACTGTCATTGGCATCAATGCTCTCTATTAAATCGTGTATCTGTAATCCTGGACTAACTATGGCTGGTGGTCAAAGTAACCCCAAAACAGAGAAATCTGTGCACGACCTCTGAAATCTTAAATTACTGCCAGGTATACACATGTGAACATAAAACTGATCAATGGTCAGTTTTGTGGATTAATTGTGTAACACAcattatatacatctacatctacattcatactccgcaagccacccaacggtgtgtggcggagggcactttacgtgccactgtcattacctccctttcctgttccagtcgcgtatggttcgcgggaagaacgactgcctgaaagcctccgtgcgcgctctaatctctctaattttacattcgtgatctcctcgggaggtataagtagggggaagcaatatactcgatacctcatccagaaacgcaccctctcgaaacctggcgagcaagctacaccgcgatgcagagcgcctctcttccagagtctgccacttgagtttgttaaacatctccgtaacgctatcacggttaccaaataaccctgtgacgaaatgcgtcgctcttctttggatcttctctatctcctccgtcaacccgatctggtacggatcccacactgatgagcaatactcaagtataggtcgaacgagtgttttgtaagccacctcctttgttgatggactacattttctaagtagttAGAAAGACTGATGGCATTCCAGTTAAATGACATCGGTAGATTTTTCACAACCAGATTTTAAAACACTTTTTCTGGAGGATGGATTAATTGGCACTACATGACACTATCTAATGTATACTGATGGATGTTTAGTATGTACTGGTGAGTGGTAAGGTTCAACTGAGAGCCAGCAGAGCTGTAAAAGTTTTGGTGTACGAATGGTCAGTAACCGTGATGGTCAAAGTATACACAGTTTATGGTATTGTTATATGATCTGACATATCATTATTTGCTGTTTTTTGTGGTACAAGAACTGGTTTGGTTTGTGTTACACAAATTTTATGTTACTTCCTCAAATGGAATGCTAAATGTGTCAAAATCTGCTGTTGCACAGAGAGATGGAGTACATTAGATGAACTTGTTAATACACACAGTATTAATTCCATTCAAGACTGTTTATGTATTCAATGTTGCTGCCCATTACAGAAAGATGCTACTAACAGTTCTGAAGAGCTATGTTGTATGTACAGATCATGTTTATGTTACATGCAATGCATACTTCTTAAGGCTCATTCACACTGGCCGTCACGTCTCGGCCCATCGAAACATGTTTTAACTTATTTCATATGACGGCATTTGCACTATTCATCAGGACAGAGCACCCTCGAGGTTTCTGAAGAACAAAGTTTTGATGGATAACATCATTGTTCGTTGCCCTTCACGTGACTCCAGGCTTATTTCCTTCCGATACACAGCCATGCTGTCATCCTCCCATCTCCGTTTCGTCACGCATTCATTAGTTTGCGGTTTCCGTGGTCGATATCAGTTTTTAGTCTACGTTTTTACTATTTATTCGTTAGACTGTAAACTGTTCAGCCACGCGAGTTGAGATC
This genomic interval from Schistocerca nitens isolate TAMUIC-IGC-003100 chromosome 12, iqSchNite1.1, whole genome shotgun sequence contains the following:
- the LOC126215001 gene encoding piggyBac transposable element-derived protein 4-like, whose protein sequence is MDEASDNPPPPSFVYAEVPGPKHIRANATPIDFFQFQLLLRFLHFVDNSKLHPPGHPLYDPTAKFQVLVDIANNVFRRYYTPHQQLSVDGSLVGTKAHSQLIQYLPNKHHRWGVIFWMLCDSGVNYCLGFYAYRGAKSGDDKNEIKEIYSQKLYSVCTYLTGTIRRNRKFLPCGLLLKYAVGQLKFFKKSFILLCGFRQKKSQRNPVLLVSTSSSARSSETTIRNRQSAKKPDVILEYNKYMGGIDSSDMMAYCYLDERTVKMWKKVVFSIIARLLLNAYVLYKESLNPSDKPLTRLKFNSIVICKLSQQWFQARTTTTSATDINVPAPTVYGVETLPGRKERYCSVCSTKDEKRRL